Proteins from a single region of Lentimicrobium saccharophilum:
- a CDS encoding energy transducer TonB, which produces MSEKKKTDKKFVAAPEYPGGNAALKKFINGNLRYPEEALNKQVEGVVHVSYTVTNDGNVEDILVKKGIGYGCDEEAVRVISLLKYEPAHNRGFDTIPKSV; this is translated from the coding sequence ATGTCAGAAAAAAAGAAAACGGATAAGAAATTCGTTGCCGCACCTGAATATCCGGGTGGCAATGCGGCATTAAAAAAGTTTATCAACGGGAACCTCAGGTATCCTGAGGAAGCCCTCAACAAACAGGTTGAAGGTGTGGTACATGTCAGCTACACTGTTACCAATGATGGAAATGTGGAGGATATTCTGGTGAAAAAAGGGATAGGTTACGGCTGTGATGAAGAAGCGGTAAGGGTCATTTCATTGCTGAAGTATGAACCGGCCCATAACCGCGGCTTCGATACTATCCCAAAAAGTGTGTAA
- a CDS encoding electron transfer flavoprotein subunit alpha/FixB family protein, which yields MNNIFVYCELTEEKTIADVSLELLSKGRRLATELGVKLEAIVIGSDLKRIEDQVFPFGVDVVHVADDNRLFPYTTLPHASLVLHIFHHEKPEIAIFGATSIGRDLAPRIASALRCGLTADCTSLEIGDHFENKTQTEYKNLLYQIRPAFGGNIIATIINPETRPQMATVREGVMKKEVFDPKYKGQVKKVNASAVLRDEDFMVQIIERHMEASKINIKNAQVIIAGGYGVGSRENFQLLYDLADVLGAQVGASRAAVDAGFSEHERQIGQTGVTVRPKLYIACGISGAVQHRAGMDQSAQIISINTDPNAPINHIADYTIIGSITDVIPKMIRYYKANSK from the coding sequence GTGAATAATATATTTGTTTATTGCGAGCTTACTGAAGAAAAAACCATTGCCGATGTAAGTCTTGAGTTGCTGTCGAAGGGTCGCAGGCTGGCTACTGAACTTGGCGTAAAGCTTGAAGCAATTGTAATCGGATCTGATCTGAAGCGTATTGAAGATCAGGTATTTCCTTTTGGTGTGGATGTGGTTCATGTGGCTGACGACAATCGTTTGTTCCCTTATACCACGCTGCCGCATGCCTCTTTGGTGTTGCATATTTTCCATCACGAAAAGCCTGAAATAGCAATATTCGGAGCTACCTCCATCGGCCGTGACCTTGCACCGAGGATCGCTTCAGCCCTGCGTTGCGGTCTTACAGCAGACTGTACCAGTCTTGAAATAGGAGATCATTTCGAGAATAAAACCCAGACTGAATATAAGAATCTGCTGTATCAGATCAGGCCGGCTTTTGGCGGAAACATCATCGCTACCATTATCAATCCCGAGACCCGCCCTCAGATGGCTACCGTCAGGGAAGGGGTCATGAAAAAAGAAGTGTTTGATCCTAAGTATAAAGGACAGGTTAAGAAGGTAAATGCTTCCGCTGTGCTCAGGGATGAAGATTTTATGGTACAGATCATCGAGCGGCACATGGAAGCGAGCAAAATCAACATTAAAAACGCGCAGGTGATTATTGCCGGTGGGTATGGTGTTGGTTCGCGCGAAAACTTCCAGTTGCTTTATGATCTTGCCGATGTTTTGGGTGCGCAGGTTGGCGCTTCCAGGGCTGCAGTGGATGCCGGTTTTTCGGAACATGAAAGGCAGATAGGTCAGACCGGGGTAACCGTAAGGCCCAAACTTTACATTGCATGTGGTATCTCCGGGGCTGTTCAGCACAGGGCGGGGATGGACCAGTCAGCCCAGATTATCTCCATCAATACCGACCCCAATGCACCCATCAACCATATTGCCGATTATACAATTATCGGCAGTATTACTGATGTAATACCTAAAATGATAAGGTATTACAAGGCAAATTCAAAGTAA
- a CDS encoding enoyl-ACP reductase FabI, translating into MAYNLLKGKKGIIFGALNSNSIAWKIAERAHEEGAELVLTNTPLAIRMGDMDELAAKTGSQMIAADATSVTDLENLFSKAMEIFGGQIDFVLHSIGMSPNVRKKLPYDDINYDFFAKTLDISAISFHKMIQVAKKTDAIREWGSIVAVSYIAAQRTLFEYNDMADAKAVLESIARSFGYIYGREKHVRINTISQSPTPTTAGQGVKGFSGLMDFTERMSPLGNATADECADYCITLFSDLTKKVTMQNLYHDGGFSSMGMSARAMTQYNKSLECKECQENPLNRQDAEL; encoded by the coding sequence ATGGCTTATAATTTACTCAAAGGAAAAAAAGGAATTATTTTCGGTGCACTCAACAGCAATTCAATTGCCTGGAAGATAGCTGAAAGGGCGCACGAAGAAGGAGCTGAGCTGGTATTGACCAATACCCCTCTGGCAATCCGTATGGGTGATATGGACGAACTTGCCGCAAAAACAGGTTCTCAGATGATCGCTGCTGACGCAACCAGCGTAACCGATCTTGAAAACCTTTTCAGCAAAGCTATGGAGATTTTTGGCGGACAGATTGATTTTGTGCTGCACTCCATCGGAATGTCGCCCAATGTGCGTAAAAAGTTGCCTTACGACGACATTAATTACGACTTTTTCGCCAAAACCCTTGACATTTCAGCTATTTCTTTTCATAAAATGATACAGGTGGCCAAGAAAACGGATGCCATCCGCGAATGGGGTTCTATAGTTGCAGTATCCTACATCGCCGCTCAACGTACCCTGTTTGAATACAACGATATGGCCGATGCCAAAGCGGTACTGGAATCCATTGCACGGAGTTTCGGATATATTTACGGCCGTGAAAAACATGTCAGAATCAATACCATTTCGCAGTCTCCGACGCCCACAACAGCAGGGCAGGGGGTAAAAGGCTTCTCAGGATTGATGGATTTTACCGAACGGATGTCACCACTAGGCAATGCCACTGCCGATGAGTGCGCCGACTATTGCATTACACTTTTTTCTGACCTGACCAAAAAGGTAACCATGCAGAATCTCTATCACGATGGCGGATTCAGCAGCATGGGTATGAGTGCCAGAGCCATGACCCAGTACAATAAAAGTCTTGAATGTAAAGAATGTCAGGAGAATCCCCTGAACAGGCAGGATGCTGAACTATAA
- a CDS encoding electron transfer flavoprotein subunit beta/FixA family protein, which produces MSFRIIVLAKQVPDTRNVGKDAMKADGTVNRAALPAIFNPEDLNALELALRIKDQRKDCEVIILTMGPFRAAEIIREAMYRGADRGYLITDRKFAGSDTLATSYAISLAVKKLEPYHLVISGRQAIDGDTAQVGPQTAEKLSLPQITYAEEITEVSEKHIVVKRRLERGVEVVKSPLPAAVTVHSSAPACRQRVAKLLMKYKHARTVTELQNETKDYTELYDQRPYLQIDEWTVDDLHADVTMLGLSGSPTKVKKIENVVFAHKDSKVLSASDEDINNLMKDLIDSHVIG; this is translated from the coding sequence ATGAGTTTCAGAATTATTGTGCTTGCCAAACAGGTGCCTGACACCCGAAATGTTGGGAAAGACGCGATGAAAGCGGATGGCACGGTAAACCGGGCAGCCCTTCCTGCTATTTTCAATCCCGAAGACCTCAACGCGCTGGAATTGGCGCTCAGGATTAAAGATCAGCGCAAGGACTGCGAAGTGATTATTCTGACCATGGGTCCTTTCAGGGCTGCAGAGATCATCAGGGAAGCCATGTATCGCGGAGCGGACCGGGGTTACCTGATTACTGACCGCAAATTTGCCGGCTCCGACACCCTGGCTACTTCCTATGCCATTTCTCTGGCAGTTAAGAAGCTGGAACCATATCATCTGGTTATATCGGGACGTCAGGCAATTGACGGGGATACTGCACAGGTTGGCCCCCAGACTGCAGAAAAACTCAGCCTTCCGCAAATCACTTATGCTGAAGAGATTACCGAAGTAAGTGAAAAACACATTGTGGTCAAACGCAGACTTGAGCGGGGAGTAGAAGTCGTTAAATCACCCCTTCCGGCGGCTGTTACCGTGCACAGTTCTGCTCCTGCCTGTCGGCAAAGGGTTGCCAAGTTACTGATGAAGTACAAACATGCCCGAACCGTAACAGAACTTCAGAATGAAACCAAGGATTACACAGAACTTTATGATCAGCGCCCGTATCTTCAGATAGACGAGTGGACGGTAGATGACCTGCATGCCGATGTTACCATGCTTGGCCTCTCAGGTTCCCCCACAAAAGTCAAGAAAATTGAGAATGTGGTGTTTGCGCACAAAGACTCAAAAGTTTTATCTGCTTCCGACGAGGATATCAACAACCTGATGAAAGACCTGATCGACAGCCATGTAATTGGTTAA
- a CDS encoding acyl-CoA dehydrogenase family protein: MANFYTDNENLKFHLTHPLMEKIVKLKEHNYTQKEQHDYAPLDLEDALDSYDKVLEIIGEISGDIIAPNAESVDHDGPQLIDNEVVYARGTQENHDALVKAGMIGMSLPREYGGLNFPIVPYVMSAEIVSRADAGFANIWGLQDCAETIHEFGSDEIKNEYLPRFNQGATAAMDLTEPDAGSDLQAVQLKATLDPATGIWYLDGVKRFITNGDADISLVLARSEPNTTDARGLSLFVYDRKHKAVKIRRIENKLGIKGSPTCELVFKNAPAKLVGDTKMGLIKYVMSLMNSARLGVGAQSVGIAEAAWREALKYAQEREQFGKAIIQYPAVYEMITNMKVKTDAIRTLLYETARFVDIYKAYTFAGHERKLEQAEREEYKYYLKLADVFTPLLKLFSSEYCNQIAYDAIQIHGGTGYMKDFPVERIYRDARITTIYEGTSQLQVVAAIRGVGNGAYLKAMQTYAEIQVKPELQYMKSVLVKMTDQYAKTVEKVNEFEDTEYLDYHARRLVEMAGHIIMGYLLLLDANRNDDYTKSADIFIRMARAENIAKVGFINQSHPKDLGAFKQV, from the coding sequence ATGGCCAACTTTTATACTGACAACGAGAACCTTAAGTTTCATCTTACCCATCCTTTGATGGAAAAGATCGTGAAACTGAAAGAACATAATTATACCCAGAAAGAGCAGCATGATTATGCCCCGCTTGACCTTGAAGATGCCCTTGACAGTTATGATAAGGTGCTTGAGATCATAGGTGAGATTTCGGGAGACATCATAGCTCCCAATGCTGAAAGTGTGGATCATGACGGACCTCAGCTTATTGACAATGAGGTGGTATATGCCCGCGGGACGCAGGAAAACCATGATGCACTGGTAAAAGCCGGGATGATTGGCATGTCATTGCCGAGGGAATACGGGGGGCTGAACTTCCCGATTGTTCCCTATGTAATGTCAGCTGAGATCGTTTCACGGGCCGATGCCGGCTTCGCCAATATCTGGGGACTTCAGGACTGTGCAGAAACCATCCATGAGTTTGGTTCTGACGAAATCAAGAATGAGTACCTGCCCCGCTTCAACCAGGGAGCGACAGCGGCCATGGACCTTACAGAACCTGATGCCGGTTCCGATCTCCAGGCTGTTCAGCTTAAAGCAACCCTTGATCCTGCAACAGGAATCTGGTACCTTGATGGCGTAAAACGTTTTATCACGAATGGAGATGCCGACATTTCACTGGTTCTGGCCCGCTCTGAGCCCAACACCACCGATGCGCGCGGTCTTTCGCTTTTTGTATATGACCGCAAACACAAAGCTGTTAAAATCAGAAGGATAGAAAATAAACTGGGGATCAAAGGATCGCCCACCTGTGAACTTGTCTTTAAAAATGCCCCTGCAAAACTGGTTGGTGATACCAAGATGGGGCTGATCAAGTATGTAATGTCACTGATGAATTCGGCCCGGTTGGGCGTTGGAGCTCAATCGGTGGGTATTGCTGAGGCTGCCTGGCGCGAAGCGCTGAAATATGCGCAGGAGCGCGAACAGTTTGGCAAAGCCATTATCCAGTATCCGGCCGTATATGAGATGATCACCAATATGAAGGTGAAAACTGATGCCATCCGGACATTGCTCTACGAAACTGCCCGTTTTGTTGATATCTACAAGGCTTATACCTTTGCCGGTCACGAAAGGAAACTTGAACAGGCCGAGCGTGAAGAGTACAAGTATTATCTGAAACTGGCTGATGTTTTTACACCGCTATTGAAGCTTTTCTCCAGCGAGTATTGCAACCAGATTGCTTATGATGCCATTCAGATACACGGTGGTACAGGATACATGAAGGATTTCCCGGTTGAAAGAATTTACAGGGATGCCCGTATCACTACCATTTACGAGGGAACCTCGCAACTCCAGGTTGTGGCGGCCATCCGCGGTGTAGGCAATGGCGCTTACCTCAAAGCGATGCAGACCTATGCTGAAATCCAGGTAAAACCTGAATTGCAGTATATGAAATCGGTACTAGTAAAAATGACCGACCAGTATGCAAAAACGGTTGAAAAAGTCAACGAGTTTGAGGACACCGAATACCTTGATTACCATGCCCGCCGCCTGGTTGAGATGGCCGGTCATATCATCATGGGTTACCTGTTGCTGCTCGATGCCAACAGGAATGATGATTATACCAAATCGGCCGATATCTTTATCCGTATGGCACGTGCCGAAAATATAGCCAAAGTCGGCTTTATCAACCAGAGTCACCCCAAAGACCTGGGCGCCTTTAAACAGGTGTAA
- a CDS encoding IS256 family transposase: MKNLHFTQEQVTKILEEIAIKENGLQELQKLSLEAMMRAEREEHNATNGDMSNGYRPRRTFGRGKIIELRVPRSRNGQFYPILLSLLRDQEEECRKLAFNLYGAGLTTEQVGQIFGDIYGKEYSTSQISRMFDYARNDVQTWLQRPLEPYYPIIMIDATFIYTRRIDHVSKEGYYTILGVRADRTREVLAVINFPTESANAWEVVLQSLKERGLKEIGLIVCDSLTAIEDSIWRQFPETEIQLCAIHLQRNVNKHIKPKDKALVAEDLKEVLRTGDRNDTVEKGYQRWLEFCSKWGKYYPSIKRMGENNRYKLNFTYLGYDYRTHNMLYSTNWIERLNRDYKRTTRMRGALPGPDATILLLGYVAMTRSAYQRKIPKIDYEQNKFHWEE, from the coding sequence ATGAAAAACCTACACTTTACACAAGAGCAAGTTACAAAGATTTTGGAAGAAATCGCCATAAAAGAGAATGGTTTACAGGAATTACAGAAGCTCAGCCTGGAAGCAATGATGCGAGCAGAACGAGAAGAACATAACGCCACAAATGGCGATATGAGTAATGGGTATAGACCTCGAAGGACATTTGGTCGGGGAAAAATTATTGAGCTTAGAGTGCCACGAAGCCGAAACGGGCAGTTTTACCCGATACTATTAAGCCTTTTACGTGATCAGGAAGAAGAATGCCGCAAACTTGCCTTTAATTTATATGGTGCTGGATTAACCACAGAGCAAGTAGGCCAGATATTTGGCGATATCTACGGAAAAGAATACAGCACAAGTCAGATAAGCCGCATGTTCGACTATGCCCGCAATGATGTACAGACATGGTTACAACGTCCTTTAGAGCCGTATTATCCCATTATAATGATAGATGCTACCTTTATCTATACCCGACGAATTGACCATGTTAGCAAAGAAGGATATTACACGATTTTGGGAGTCAGGGCCGATCGAACCCGGGAGGTGCTTGCAGTAATTAATTTCCCGACTGAAAGTGCCAATGCTTGGGAGGTCGTGCTACAGTCACTTAAAGAAAGAGGATTAAAAGAGATTGGGTTAATTGTATGTGACAGCCTTACTGCTATTGAGGATTCCATATGGAGACAGTTCCCGGAAACTGAGATTCAACTTTGTGCAATTCATCTGCAACGCAATGTAAACAAACACATTAAGCCTAAAGACAAAGCGCTGGTTGCAGAAGATTTAAAAGAAGTGCTGAGAACTGGAGATCGCAATGATACCGTTGAGAAAGGATATCAACGATGGCTAGAATTCTGCAGTAAATGGGGGAAATACTATCCGTCGATAAAAAGGATGGGAGAAAATAACCGCTATAAATTAAATTTCACCTACCTCGGATATGATTATAGAACCCATAATATGCTTTATTCTACCAACTGGATAGAACGGCTCAACAGAGACTATAAACGAACAACAAGAATGCGCGGCGCTTTACCAGGGCCAGATGCCACTATTCTTCTTTTAGGATATGTGGCTATGACCAGATCAGCATACCAAAGGAAGATCCCTAAGATTGATTATGAACAAAACAAATTTCACTGGGAAGAATGA
- a CDS encoding alpha-ketoacid dehydrogenase subunit alpha/beta: protein MKSASLKEMTALKKEYINEVKNDYRIAYESRQASLTGRREVLTGKGKFGIFGDGKEIPQLAMAKAFRNGDWRSGYYRDQTFMLATGMMNLEEFFAQIYGDTDDTFNPGTAGRVMNNHFATRSLDKDGTWKDLTLQKNSSADISPTAGQMPRLLGLALASKLYRKSGEKSILKGFSIEGNEVAFGTIGDASTSEGHFFETINAAGVLQVPMAISVWDDGWGISVPNKYQTTKQSISEILRGFERDENNPGYLIYSADGWDYPGLISVYREGIEICRREQVPVLFHIKGLTQPQGHSTSGSHERYKSKERLKWEKEYDGIARMREWMISEGIATNEEIEEIENLATERVKKARKAAWDNYLNPVKAKRDEFLRMADVTTCNCAKTSKIESIKEDLRLIADPIRKDIISSARKILRLICDSCSNPQNSLKINVSNWLEKEMADNAGRYNSYLYSESAERVSNVSSVEPVFDEKSVMVPGREILRDNFDALMAKYPELVVFGEDVGKIGGVNQTWEGLQEKYGENRIFDTGIREATIIGQGIGLAMRGFRPIAEIQYFDYLLYGLQVISDDLATLQYRTKGGQKAPMIISTRGHRLEGIWHSGSPLSMVINSVRGVHVLVPRNMTQASGFYNTMLASDEPAIIIEPLNGYRLREKRPANIGEYRIAPGYPEILHQGTDITIVTYGSCVRIAEDAVDQLKAFNISCELIDVQSLIPFDIDQTIVKSLRKTNKIVFFDEDVPGGATAYMMQKVLEEQNGYLYLDAPPRTVTGMAHRAAYSTDGDYFSNPNAEDVFDAVYNIMHDYNPGKYPKIF, encoded by the coding sequence ATGAAATCTGCCAGCCTGAAAGAAATGACCGCACTGAAGAAAGAATATATCAACGAAGTAAAGAATGATTACCGGATAGCTTATGAAAGCCGGCAGGCAAGCCTCACGGGGAGGCGTGAAGTTCTCACAGGGAAGGGAAAATTCGGAATTTTTGGTGACGGAAAAGAGATCCCCCAGCTGGCAATGGCAAAAGCATTCCGGAACGGTGACTGGCGTTCAGGGTATTACAGAGATCAGACCTTTATGCTGGCGACAGGTATGATGAACCTTGAAGAATTCTTTGCACAGATATACGGAGATACTGACGACACATTTAATCCCGGTACTGCCGGAAGGGTGATGAACAATCATTTTGCCACCCGCAGCCTCGATAAAGACGGGACGTGGAAAGATCTTACGCTGCAGAAGAACAGTTCGGCCGACATCTCCCCCACTGCCGGGCAAATGCCCAGGTTGCTCGGCCTGGCGTTGGCTTCTAAATTATACAGAAAATCCGGTGAAAAATCCATACTGAAAGGTTTTTCCATTGAAGGCAATGAAGTGGCATTTGGTACTATCGGTGACGCTTCCACATCAGAAGGACATTTTTTTGAAACCATCAACGCGGCCGGTGTTCTTCAGGTACCCATGGCCATCTCGGTATGGGATGACGGTTGGGGAATATCCGTACCAAATAAATATCAAACCACCAAACAGAGTATTTCAGAGATTCTCAGGGGATTTGAAAGGGATGAAAACAACCCCGGGTACCTTATTTATTCTGCTGACGGATGGGATTATCCCGGGCTGATAAGTGTCTATCGCGAAGGCATTGAAATCTGCCGCAGGGAGCAGGTTCCCGTGCTGTTTCATATCAAAGGCCTGACACAGCCACAGGGTCACTCGACCAGCGGATCGCATGAGCGCTATAAATCAAAAGAAAGGCTGAAGTGGGAAAAAGAGTATGATGGCATTGCCCGCATGCGGGAATGGATGATTTCCGAAGGGATTGCCACTAATGAGGAAATTGAGGAAATTGAAAATCTGGCCACCGAAAGGGTTAAGAAAGCGCGTAAAGCTGCCTGGGACAACTACCTGAATCCGGTAAAGGCCAAACGGGATGAGTTCCTCCGAATGGCCGATGTAACTACCTGCAACTGCGCCAAAACCAGCAAAATCGAATCCATTAAGGAGGATCTCCGCCTTATTGCCGACCCCATCCGCAAAGACATTATCTCATCTGCCCGTAAAATTCTCAGGTTAATCTGTGATTCATGCAGCAATCCTCAGAATTCACTCAAAATCAATGTCAGCAACTGGCTGGAAAAAGAGATGGCTGACAACGCCGGACGATATAACTCTTATCTGTACAGTGAATCAGCCGAGCGGGTCAGTAACGTAAGTTCAGTTGAGCCCGTCTTTGACGAAAAATCGGTGATGGTACCCGGCCGGGAGATCCTCAGGGACAATTTTGATGCCTTGATGGCTAAATATCCTGAACTGGTTGTTTTTGGCGAGGATGTGGGAAAGATCGGCGGCGTAAACCAGACATGGGAAGGTCTGCAGGAAAAGTACGGCGAAAACAGGATTTTTGATACCGGGATCCGCGAAGCCACCATCATCGGTCAGGGAATCGGATTGGCCATGCGCGGGTTCAGACCCATTGCCGAGATACAATACTTCGATTATCTGCTTTACGGGCTCCAGGTGATCAGCGATGACCTTGCAACCCTTCAATACCGGACCAAAGGCGGTCAGAAAGCACCTATGATCATCAGTACCCGCGGTCACCGGCTCGAAGGGATCTGGCACTCGGGCTCTCCCCTGAGCATGGTCATCAACTCTGTACGTGGTGTGCATGTGCTGGTTCCGAGAAATATGACCCAGGCTTCGGGATTTTACAATACCATGCTGGCTTCGGATGAACCGGCCATCATTATCGAGCCCCTCAACGGATACCGGCTGCGTGAAAAGCGTCCTGCCAATATCGGGGAATACCGCATAGCACCCGGTTATCCCGAAATACTGCATCAGGGCACTGATATCACCATCGTTACTTACGGATCGTGTGTGCGCATTGCCGAAGATGCCGTTGATCAACTGAAAGCCTTCAATATCTCCTGCGAACTGATCGATGTGCAGTCCCTTATACCTTTCGACATTGACCAGACAATTGTGAAGTCGTTGCGGAAAACCAACAAGATTGTCTTCTTCGATGAGGACGTGCCGGGTGGGGCCACCGCTTATATGATGCAAAAAGTGCTGGAGGAACAAAACGGTTATCTTTACCTGGATGCACCTCCAAGAACTGTCACCGGAATGGCCCACCGGGCGGCATACAGTACTGACGGGGATTATTTCTCCAATCCCAACGCCGAGGACGTGTTTGATGCCGTTTACAATATCATGCACGATTATAACCCCGGCAAGTACCCGAAAATTTTCTGA
- the recN gene encoding DNA repair protein RecN yields the protein MLTRLSITNYALIRTLEINFSEPFSVITGETGAGKSIILGALGLILGQRAENLSLPDKTAKCCIEGTFDITNCDLEGFFSENDLDYDNSCIIRREISPQGKSRAFINDTPVGLNQLKELTSRLIDVHSQHQTLLLQESAFQLSVVDSVAGNRALLADYGMVFRSLIEMEKNLGILLTKNQEARTEQDYLNFLFDELEKAALRPGEQELLEREAEVLGHAEEIKARLFNAAEMLINSEDNILRRLNEVANLLQQAGRHHPEAGSFTERLSACIIELKDIAEAVNHLDEATVYNPEKLVEINDRLAFLYSLEHKHHVKSTDELLEKKLAIEEKINGIASLDEQIEKLRQQISDTRKELTRLADELAVQRRKFSRSIEEAVLQTIRQLGIKDAGFNLDISKLQEPGPFGTDRVRFMFSANKGSELNELSKIASGGELSRLMLAVKSLISSNNLLPTIIFDEIDSGISGDVAAKVGAILTKMSEKMQVIVITHLPHIAGKSNEHFKVYKYNENGKTFSTIVKLKNDERVSELAMMISGNPDLEAARETARELLKNK from the coding sequence ATGCTGACGCGCCTTTCTATAACCAATTATGCCCTGATCAGAACGCTGGAAATCAATTTCAGCGAACCGTTTTCTGTGATTACCGGAGAGACCGGAGCCGGGAAATCCATCATCCTTGGTGCACTGGGCCTGATCCTTGGTCAGCGGGCCGAAAATCTCAGCCTTCCTGATAAAACAGCCAAATGCTGCATTGAGGGCACTTTTGATATCACAAATTGTGATCTGGAAGGATTCTTTAGTGAAAATGACCTTGATTATGACAATTCCTGCATCATCAGGAGAGAAATTAGCCCCCAGGGAAAGTCACGCGCATTTATCAATGATACGCCGGTCGGACTGAATCAACTCAAAGAGTTGACATCCCGGCTGATCGATGTGCATTCGCAACACCAGACACTTTTGCTTCAGGAATCGGCCTTTCAGTTGTCTGTGGTGGATTCGGTAGCCGGAAACCGTGCGCTGCTTGCTGACTATGGGATGGTTTTCAGATCTCTGATTGAGATGGAAAAGAATCTCGGAATATTGCTGACAAAGAATCAGGAAGCCAGAACAGAGCAGGATTATCTGAATTTCCTTTTTGATGAACTGGAGAAAGCGGCGCTCAGACCCGGAGAACAGGAGTTGCTGGAACGGGAAGCGGAAGTGCTCGGGCATGCCGAAGAGATTAAGGCCAGGCTGTTCAATGCGGCAGAAATGCTGATCAACAGTGAGGACAATATCCTCCGCAGGTTGAATGAGGTGGCCAACCTGCTTCAGCAGGCGGGCAGGCACCATCCGGAGGCAGGTTCATTTACTGAAAGGCTTTCCGCCTGCATCATTGAACTTAAAGACATTGCAGAAGCCGTCAACCACCTGGATGAAGCCACTGTTTATAATCCCGAAAAACTTGTTGAAATCAACGATCGCCTGGCTTTTCTATATAGCCTGGAGCATAAGCATCATGTGAAATCAACAGATGAACTGCTCGAAAAGAAATTAGCGATTGAGGAAAAAATTAATGGCATTGCTTCCCTGGATGAACAGATCGAAAAGCTGAGACAACAGATTTCCGACACCAGAAAGGAGTTGACCCGCCTGGCTGATGAACTTGCCGTTCAGAGACGGAAATTTTCCAGATCCATCGAAGAGGCTGTGTTACAAACCATCCGGCAACTGGGCATTAAAGATGCCGGATTTAATTTGGATATCAGCAAGTTGCAGGAACCCGGACCGTTTGGAACCGACAGGGTCAGATTTATGTTCAGTGCCAATAAAGGCAGTGAACTAAACGAATTGTCAAAGATTGCCTCAGGGGGGGAACTTTCACGCCTGATGCTGGCCGTAAAATCGCTGATTTCTTCAAACAACCTGCTTCCGACCATTATATTTGATGAAATCGACAGCGGAATTTCCGGTGATGTGGCTGCAAAGGTTGGAGCCATTCTCACAAAGATGTCTGAAAAAATGCAGGTGATCGTGATTACACACCTGCCGCATATTGCCGGTAAAAGCAATGAACATTTCAAGGTTTATAAATACAATGAAAACGGGAAAACTTTCTCAACCATTGTGAAATTGAAAAACGATGAAAGGGTTTCGGAGCTTGCCATGATGATCAGTGGTAATCCTGATCTGGAAGCCGCCCGGGAAACTGCCCGCGAACTGCTCAAAAACAAATAA